AACAACGCGGTGAGAAACGTTTTGCGTACAGACTGTTTGGTTTCCATGGCTCTCCTCTGCCCCATCAGGGTTTATGCTATTTCTCGGCGCCCGCGAGATAGACCTTGATGTCCGCGGAAGCCCTTAATTTTCCGATCCACTCGTCCACGGCCCGGTTCAACTTTGCATAGAACACGGTGGGACGGATCGATTCCTGCACCTGCTCGAACGGCTGTTCCCGGGGCGGCACCATGTCCTCGACGAAAAGGACGTAGAACTGGCCGCCCGGGCCTGCGTACAGCCGCGTATCCTCCGATTTGGCGCCCTCCAGGGCCCTCTGCACGTCCCCTGCCAGCGAGTTAAGTGCAACGTAATCCTGCGGGAAGGGCGGCTCGTCGTCCGGGTTCTCCGCCACCTGACCCGGCGCGTTCGCTTTGACCCAGGCGAAATCCGAGCCCTTTTTCAGCGTCTCGATCGCCGAGAGGGCATCGGGCTTCTTGCTGAAGATGAGACTGCGCGCCTTCACCTGCGGTGGGGACAGATATTCTTTGCGGTGGTCGCGATAGTAGGCGCGCAGGTCCTCCTCCGTCACCTTCACGGAGGGCGCAAGAACCCTTTGCACGAACTGCCCGAAAACGATGTCGCGCGTGTAAGACCTTACCATGTCCAGGTACTCGGCGCTCTGGTCGATACCCCGGTTCTTTGCTTCCAGGACCAGCAGCCTTTTCTGCACCACCGATTCGAGCGCATCCCGCCTGGCCTTGATCAGCTTCGGTCCCGCCAGGCTCTTCATGCCGTGAAAGAATCGTTCCTGCATCCCGTCGGACAGATCCGCCACCGTGACGGGCTTGTCTCCCCGGATCTCCGCGACGACCCGCTGGTCCTCCAAGAGCTTCTCGAGGCCCGGGCCCTGCGGTCCGTAGTCCAGGCTCTCGATCAATGCCGTGTTAAAGGTAACGTACTTCTTGTTCAGGGAGGCAAGAAAATCTCCCAGGGACTTCGTCCTCTTCTCCCCCAGG
This region of Nitrospirota bacterium genomic DNA includes:
- a CDS encoding peptidyl-prolyl cis-trans isomerase, with protein sequence MQKTLFIATGVLTAILLAAPGGAAAEAAAGPGSAATMEQKPGAPEQGMIMLVRDPRSAKQIRVPVMSTDSADLAVAEVNSDRITVKDLRDAIAGIHEEQDETGKKAAQAPQVDLPKLLKRLIDAQLIYQEAQNIGLDELPEVTNTIDVFRQVTLRNLVREQIWKDVKVSDAEFDKAYRESSREVKTSSAFFEKEKDAKKAAGAIKAGKSFDDVVAKAVKSGAAKGTETGSFTKVRELDPVIIAALDTMKIGAVSPVKKINLRGKPYFVLFRYEAEQFVDTPELKDQVRQSLLGEKRTKSLGDFLASLNKKYVTFNTALIESLDYGPQGPGLEKLLEDQRVVAEIRGDKPVTVADLSDGMQERFFHGMKSLAGPKLIKARRDALESVVQKRLLVLEAKNRGIDQSAEYLDMVRSYTRDIVFGQFVQRVLAPSVKVTEEDLRAYYRDHRKEYLSPPQVKARSLIFSKKPDALSAIETLKKGSDFAWVKANAPGQVAENPDDEPPFPQDYVALNSLAGDVQRALEGAKSEDTRLYAGPGGQFYVLFVEDMVPPREQPFEQVQESIRPTVFYAKLNRAVDEWIGKLRASADIKVYLAGAEK